A region of the Passer domesticus isolate bPasDom1 chromosome Z, bPasDom1.hap1, whole genome shotgun sequence genome:
attttcagaaaaaaaacatgaTCAGCTCTTTCAGATGAAGGTGAGAAATTTTTTTACTTTACATGTTTTAATCAGGATAGAGTTTTGAGCTGGGAAGAACACTGAAACAGTAAGTGAAGAAAAACATCTACATGGAACCtctcatttaaataaaaagccACATTAATACCAAAAGCCACCATAACCAACCAACATCCCAGCCCCCTaaacctgaaaacaaaaaaagattaAGCATAGGGGTTATGAAAAGAATGCTGCTATGAATCACAAGATGTTTATTCTGAAAGGATTCTTCAGCCTTTATTGTTCTTTTCAAGACAATCATTTGTCAGTTTCTGCAACATAAAATACAAACTTGCCTGATGAAATATTTCTCTAGTAATTACTTCAGACCAACCAATGATAATGTATCTCTATATCTTTGGACCTGCCAGTCTTGTACTGCAGGGCTAGTCTTGTATTATCAAGCCATTAAAATCACATCAATACTGTTTGCACAGAAAGAACCACTTACCATCTGCTACTAACTGCAGATGGAATGTCTGCTCTGGCTTAGCTAACTTGAGAGGAAAGAATTTTTCATGCTCATACAAGCCAACGACAGCAATCAAGTTTATATATCTGCAGATTTACCctaactttaaatatttttttaaaacaacagTGCTGCATGACAGTATTACATCATTTGAAAAATGTTACCTTTTGTGGCAAAAAAGacaactgaaaaataataaaatgcctCTAAATACAAAACTACAGAAGACAAATTATAATAGCATCCTTATGTATTTCAGTTGAACATTACATTAAGAGAAACTGACGGCTCAAGAATTGCTTACAGGCTTTAACATTCAGGGGCTCATCACAGTTAATGTCTCAATAACCTATTTTATCTAACTCCTCAGTCTTTTTGTTAGAAGTGATATCATATTTAATTCTGTGTCAAGGTCATATGGCACCACAGTAGTATGCTATTTCAACTAAAGTTTTCCAACAGGTTCAATCCCCTTCTAAGTATATATGTACTGTGCTTTCTACAAGAATTTCCTGGCTTCTTGTAGCACTTAATGACTGTCGATATTGATAGCCAGGACAGAACAAGAAAAGAATTAACAGGACTCAACATCAggaatttaaaaagtaattgcACGATAATTACAGtatattaattttatataatattaCATAATGTAATATGTAATTTTAAGACAAGTATTACTCTCAAATGAATACAGTCATTTTCTTCCTAATACTTCCACACAGACTTTATAAATCAGAAAAGAACCAAAAACAATATTCTCTAACTTGGAATATAACTATAAAAACATTACCTGCCATTAACAAGACATTTCGTCCAGTACTAATCTGTAAAACAATTAAAACTTGCCACATTTCAATCACTAATTGTTTCAATACATTAAGATGATTGCTATTTGTAGCCAAGAACAGGTACTGGGGGGTTGAGTTCCATAAAATGGTTGTTCCATAAAATCTATATAAATTCAAGACCTTGAAGAAATGGACTATCATGAACATAATGAACTATAATGGACATAATAAGCTAGAAATGTAAACCCATACAGTTTGCTTTTTGGTAAACATAAATTGTATACAAAAGCATAAATTATACAtaacaaaaatcccctaaaatctTCAAAGAAACATCAAGTCTTAAAATTCTGCAGATCACTACAAACTCAAAGTACATAAAATTTCACAATACACAAATTTCAGATTAAAGACAGAACTAGTGCTACTGGCTCTATCAACAGCTGAAAATCCTTGTAGTACAATATCTAAAATCTACTTCAACCTCTCTAAATCTTTTTTATATATGAAATCTGTAGTCTGCTTCTCTGTGTTTGCACTCCTTCTCATGAAATTCAATGCCAAATACCTTTTCCGCAGCAGGAAGAAGAATCTTAGAGAGATCCATGAACAAGACAAGAACATCTACACTTTAAACTAGCATTTATTCCTCTGTGTAAGCTTGAAAGATACTTCCTTTTATACTGTAGCTATCATTCATCTCTACATATCAAATTAAGAATTCAGAAAACAAATATCTATCTTCCTTTACTATTGACCTAtattaaacaaaatattaaatgaaatCTCCCACTTCTGTTTCTTAAACAACTGAAGAAGTCCACAAAGTACAGCTTTGAAATTTTACTCGCTACTATAGGCTAAATATCTCTAGAGGTACAAACACAATCACATACCAACTTCATTAAAATCGTCAAACGTGATCTTGCCTGTTGATTCTCGATCATAATCTTTAAGTATTTTCAGGACATCAGCTTTTTTCACATCAAAACCCAAGGCTCTCATTGCCACCTTTTGGAATAAAAAGGAAGTGCGACCACAAATAAGGATCAAAATAAAGATTAAcagattttccttttaatttcacTAATTACCTTCTTGCCCAAGAGAGAAAGAGCATATCGATGGTTTAGtaacaataataaataaataaaaggaaaatagctTGGGATATTAAAACCATTTAGAACTACTATTAGGAAATGGAATATCTAGTtacagtgaggaaaaaaaacaactttgtaTTTTCAAGGATTTTGCAGACTGGACCAAATGCATCTTAGGACAAGTAAATTGATTCCtcatttccaaaataatttcaaaatatgaTCTTCTTAAGACAAAACTGAAAATCATTCTGCAAATTGTATGCAAGTGTGTATGTTCATGGATTTACAAGTCCTACAAGACTTTTAACTGCTTTTCTAGTCAGCCACAGAAGCCAACCTACATTTTACTTTTCCATTAGTGCTGAAGTCCACATTTAGTTTCCCATTTCACCTTAGAAGGCAATTGCTCAGCACACAGCACCCTAACTTCCTCCAAACCGATGAATACAAGCTAACCACACACAGTGGAAAACCACTGAAGTAGTTATTCAAAAATTCATACTATATGCTGATTTTGTAGAGAAGGAGACAAGTAGTTTTTCTCTTTATGTATTTCTGCTGTTTCACCGTATAAGCTTCAGGATGACAGTATTTGATTAGACAGCTAAGAAAGAGCTTTTCAAGCAATCATGACAGGGAATTCAAAGCATACCATAAACAGAAAAACCATATTGGTTATAACCAAGAGAATGCCCAGCACAACCCTAGTCACAGTGACTTCCAgcaaagataaaataaattaaataaagagAAGAGAATTGTTCTATCTAACACATTCCTGTAGCAGCAAATTAAGTAAAAGtaagacttttttccttttttgaattACTTGGTAGAGCCACACTATACAGCCAATACATTGGATTAGgcattctttcaaaaaaaaacctcacccaATATGTGACTGAAACACTGGCCTCTCCAAAGCTACTTTTGGTTCTTAATGTCTAAATTAGAATAAAAATGCATGAAGGATTTAAGGTGAGTTTAGTGAACCCCATTTACTACTCTGTAGACTTTCAGGTGGGAAGCCTTACTTAGAAAGAGATCCTAACCTCCATCTGCTAATAGCTATCATTAAGAGCATCCTTCTTTGGGAAGGGCAACTACTGAGCCTCCCTCAAAAAGCACACCTTATTCCTACAAATCATAGGCCTTCTTTGGAAAAATACAGGTAAGCTTTGGCTTGTAGTCAACAGTTTTACAAATTTGATTTACATCTTTTACTTACACATCTGAAACCAACACCAGGCTTGAAGTTATACAGTGTCTTTAAAAACAATCAAATGGTttttcagcagcttttccctctgtccaAGCTTATCCTTGGACAGTTTTTCCATCTGTCCAAGCTTATCCCAAATCAGCAATTACACCACGGTTATTCAGAGTTCTATAGCAATTCTGTTATTCATGAACTATATTAAGTGGGAAGAAAAGCTTATCCTTACACTAAGAGAGTATTtcctgttttttattttttttcctttgctcctTTAACCCAGCAACACATTTTGAAGGAAGTTTTTAAAGATACAGCTTCTTAAGAATTCACTATAGAACAGATATATTATCAGTTATAAAACTGCTTAAATGAAAGGAAAGTTCTACCTTTAATTCATGATAATTTATTGCTCTATCCTTGTCTGTATCAAACAATTCAAAGGCATCTTTAATTTCTTGCTTCTGTTCCTCAGTCAgttctcttcttttcttctttttagttTTATCTACTGAGAACTCATTCCTATATAATGAAAAGGAAACATAGTGTAACACATTTCTATTGGGAAGATGCCACTGTAGATAACCTTCTCCACGAAAAAGAAAATGACCATAATTTTAGAAATCAGTACCTTACCTAGTCAATATTTTCACAGCTTGTATTCCCAGTTGAAAATTGCATTAGAAACAGACAATTACCTTGTGAAATCTGAATGACACCTCTTGTCTCCCacccaaaataaaaccagcacagGCATTTTTGTTAATaagcagcaacaacaacaaaaaaaagaggttAGAAAAATTACCCGTTAAAAAGGCTTCTTGAGGTTAGAAAAATTACCAACACCCAAGCACAAGATGCTACACAACTCTGAACCTGAACGCAGCAAGGTAAGGGCTGTAAATGATGACCACAAGGTAAGTGCCACAGGCACTTTTAACAGTACCAGTTAAAAAGGCTTCTTGAGGTTACAAACTAGATTAGCAGTTGAAATTATACTACTCATGAAAACAATTAGTTTCTACGCTGTagcttagaaaaataaaataaatttgggGACTGGCAGTGGAAGCCAAACTAGGCCAAACAGTCTTGTTACTAAAGCTAGCATTAGGTGATACAAATCAGCTTTGTTGCCTGTAACAGTTCTCAGACAAATAGTACttacaggattttttaaaatcctttagATCACACATATACACAGGTTTTGAAGATGTTTTGCTCTGTTTTGGTATATACACAACAGACAAGCCCTCCAAATCAGCAAATCTAGCTCAAAGACAGCCCCCTTTTCTTTGGCTAGCCTAGGAATAAGCTTATATTTTCAGAGGAACACAGTAAAAGGACAAGAGACAATAACTAcaaaatttaaggaaaaaaacttcaGCTGGAGGAGAAACTGCAGCTGGATCGAAGGGAAAACATTTTCTCAGTGCATGGGTGTTAGAACAGTCCCACTGGGAAGGAGTCTCCATCACCAGAATTTTTTGAACCTAACTATAAAAGGTGCTTAGCATCCTCAGCCAGATTTATGTAGAAGCTGCTTTCATCAGGAAGCTGGACTAGATGACTGCCATAAGTCCTTTCTAACCTAAATTACTGTATAGTTTATGTTATAAACCTGTTCTCAGGAGCAGGATTTTTATGCTCATTTCTCCTTTTGCACCAGAGGCAGAATGAGTGCTGCATCACCTAGTGTACAATGCATAAACATTACTGATCAGAAAACTGCAAGATTAACTTTCTAAATCCCCTCTAATAAGCTACTTTATGCCCTTCTATGTTGACAATTTGCTAATTTTGATCAGTCCTAAGATTAAACACTCATCTACACTTAGCTTTCAACAACCACTGAAGATAAAATCCCAAATACAGGCATGAAGAGTGCAAGCCGCAGAAGCTGAGCCTGCTTCAAACCACATTACCCTCAAAGAGTAAAATGTCCTTAACAGACCAACTGAGACAGTATGATTTCACATGGGCTTTGGATTACTACAGCTCTTGGAAGGATCACAATTAACTCTGAGCTTGCTACGTAATTAGGACTGGGAGAGTAGTTCAGATCTAAGGAGCCCAGATTTTGTGAGCTACAATTAAGAAATCCATTTATAGATGTAAAAGCAGATTAACACCGAGCTCTTCTGAAAGAGCAATCAGGGCACTTAAGCGTTCATTTAATGTTTAgcataaaataatttatcaaaaggaaaagcagtACTCAAAT
Encoded here:
- the CETN3 gene encoding centrin-3, whose product is MSLALRNEFSVDKTKKKKRRELTEEQKQEIKDAFELFDTDKDRAINYHELKVAMRALGFDVKKADVLKILKDYDRESTGKITFDDFNEVVTDWILDRDPQEEILKAFKLFDDDDSGKISLRNLRRVARELGENMSDEELRAMIEEFDKDGDGEINQEEFIAIMTGDI